Proteins from a genomic interval of Pseudodesulfovibrio nedwellii:
- a CDS encoding KH domain-containing protein: MLKEMIEYIAKSLVDNPDEVHVSEIEGEQTSVIELKVAKEDLGKVIGKQGRTARAMRTLLGAASTKARKRSVLEILE, translated from the coding sequence ATGTTGAAAGAGATGATTGAGTACATTGCCAAGTCCCTGGTGGACAACCCGGACGAAGTGCATGTTTCGGAAATCGAAGGCGAACAGACCTCGGTAATCGAGCTCAAGGTGGCCAAGGAAGATCTCGGCAAAGTTATTGGCAAGCAGGGCCGTACGGCCCGCGCCATGCGTACTTTGTTGGGTGCCGCATCCACCAAGGCTCGGAAACGCTCCGTCTTGGAGATTCTCGAGTAG
- the rplS gene encoding 50S ribosomal protein L19, translating to MDIIKKIEAEHIRLDMPAFKAGDTVKVHYRIIEGEKERIQVFQGAVLRRRRGTTNATFTVRKISDGIGVERVFPMNSPFIDRVEVVSEGKVRRSRIYYLRNLRGKAARIKSKQIWE from the coding sequence ATGGACATCATCAAGAAAATTGAAGCCGAACACATTCGTTTGGATATGCCCGCTTTTAAGGCCGGTGACACCGTCAAGGTTCACTACCGTATCATCGAGGGTGAGAAAGAACGTATCCAGGTTTTCCAGGGTGCAGTTCTTCGTCGTCGTCGTGGTACCACTAACGCTACCTTCACCGTTCGTAAGATTTCCGACGGTATCGGTGTCGAGCGTGTGTTCCCCATGAACTCCCCCTTCATCGACCGCGTCGAAGTGGTCTCCGAGGGTAAAGTTCGTCGTAGCCGCATTTACTACCTGCGTAACCTGCGCGGTAAGGCTGCACGCATCAAGTCCAAACAGATCTGGGAATAA
- the rimM gene encoding ribosome maturation factor RimM (Essential for efficient processing of 16S rRNA), with product MTIKQSAKGFIPVGGVVKPHGIRGEFCIKSYADSPSIFGAIDALYLQDGNKSPKPITVGSWREHKGLVLLTAQGVTDRDQADALRGRTVLVREEDLPELDGDEHYFYQMIGCRVVLTDGADVGELKGYYETGEQDTWVIVNDAGTEILLPAVPEFVLDIDLDEELITIEPPEGLLDLYLNPEPPKKKKKRRPPRNKKPKQS from the coding sequence ATGACCATTAAGCAGTCCGCCAAGGGGTTTATCCCTGTGGGTGGGGTGGTCAAGCCGCACGGAATTCGAGGGGAGTTCTGCATAAAGAGTTATGCAGACTCCCCGTCCATTTTCGGTGCGATTGACGCTCTGTACCTTCAGGATGGTAATAAATCCCCGAAGCCCATTACCGTTGGTTCCTGGCGTGAGCACAAAGGACTTGTCCTGCTCACGGCTCAAGGCGTGACCGATCGCGATCAGGCAGATGCCCTTCGTGGTCGGACTGTTCTCGTGCGCGAGGAAGATTTGCCTGAGTTGGATGGCGATGAACATTATTTCTATCAGATGATAGGGTGTCGCGTTGTCCTTACTGACGGTGCAGATGTGGGCGAGCTTAAGGGGTATTACGAGACTGGAGAGCAGGATACCTGGGTTATCGTCAATGATGCCGGGACGGAAATCCTGCTTCCTGCCGTGCCTGAGTTCGTGCTCGACATCGACCTTGATGAAGAACTCATTACTATTGAGCCTCCAGAAGGGTTGTTGGATTTGTATTTGAATCCCGAGCCGCCGAAAAAGAAGAAAAAACGCCGTCCTCCCCGTAATAAAAAGCCAAAGCAGTCATGA
- the trmD gene encoding tRNA (guanosine(37)-N1)-methyltransferase TrmD has product MNYHLVSIFPHYFDSPLSSGLMGKAVEGGLVNLDYVDVRQFAGGVHKSVDDRPFGGGPGMLLKLDPMIKALDSIESKGCIMMLSPRGKPLDQAMARELSQEKDITLISGRYEGIDERLLDLYPIELVSVGDFVLNGGEAGAVCLLEAVSRLLPGFMGHEDSGEEESFSAGLLEYPHYTRPDDHEGLKVPDVLRSGDHGKIADWRRECSLSTTLSDRPDMLPEARLTVEDIDFLREQPRTRLGRNLYIALCHYPVVNKFGEKVAVSVTNLDLHDMARVTRSYGLGGFYATTPIDDQKALADKLLGHWKDGAGSLANPDRAEAFSKVKVFDDIDAAVLDIEAQTGQCPRLAATSARLDRRKKAEPAMTYKELQGWLANSPVLLIFGTGHGLAEEVLSKTEGVLRPVRYLDDYNHLSVRSAVAIIVDRLVADEY; this is encoded by the coding sequence ATGAACTACCATCTGGTTTCCATATTCCCGCACTATTTCGATTCCCCGCTTTCAAGTGGCCTCATGGGTAAGGCTGTAGAGGGTGGACTGGTCAATCTTGATTATGTGGACGTGCGTCAGTTCGCTGGAGGAGTCCACAAGTCTGTGGATGATCGTCCTTTTGGCGGCGGTCCCGGTATGCTGCTTAAGCTCGACCCCATGATCAAGGCATTGGATTCAATCGAGTCCAAAGGCTGCATCATGATGCTGTCGCCGCGAGGCAAGCCGCTGGATCAGGCCATGGCCCGCGAGTTGTCGCAGGAAAAGGATATAACCCTCATCAGTGGCCGGTATGAAGGTATAGATGAGCGTCTGCTTGATTTGTATCCTATCGAGCTGGTCTCGGTGGGCGATTTCGTGCTCAACGGTGGTGAGGCCGGCGCTGTCTGCCTTTTGGAAGCTGTGTCACGTCTGTTGCCCGGTTTCATGGGGCATGAAGACTCAGGCGAAGAAGAGTCCTTCTCCGCTGGTTTGTTGGAATATCCGCACTACACTCGTCCTGACGATCACGAAGGATTGAAAGTGCCGGACGTTTTGCGGAGCGGTGACCATGGCAAAATTGCCGACTGGCGGCGTGAATGCAGCCTGTCTACCACGTTGAGTGATCGCCCGGACATGCTGCCCGAAGCTCGGTTGACAGTGGAAGACATAGATTTTTTGCGAGAACAGCCGCGTACCCGTCTGGGGCGTAATCTGTATATCGCGTTGTGCCATTATCCCGTGGTCAATAAGTTCGGTGAGAAGGTGGCGGTTTCCGTGACCAATCTCGACCTGCACGACATGGCACGGGTGACCCGTAGTTATGGTCTGGGTGGCTTCTATGCAACAACGCCCATCGATGATCAGAAGGCCTTGGCTGACAAGCTTCTTGGTCACTGGAAAGATGGTGCCGGTAGTCTGGCAAATCCTGACCGAGCCGAAGCCTTTTCCAAGGTAAAGGTTTTTGACGACATCGACGCTGCTGTCCTTGACATCGAGGCACAAACAGGGCAATGTCCCCGCCTCGCGGCTACTTCAGCACGGCTGGATCGTCGTAAGAAGGCTGAGCCTGCAATGACGTATAAAGAGTTGCAGGGATGGCTTGCCAACTCTCCGGTTTTATTGATTTTTGGAACTGGACACGGTTTGGCGGAAGAAGTCCTCTCCAAAACCGAAGGCGTGTTACGCCCCGTTAGGTATTTGGATGACTACAACCATCTGTCGGTTCGAAGTGCGGTTGCTATTATTGTCGACCGGCTTGTCGCAGATGAGTACTAA
- the rpsP gene encoding 30S ribosomal protein S16 has product MAMKIRLTRMGSKKRPFYRVVALDSAARRDGRPVEFLGHFNPMVEPNEIVLDMEKIEKWLEKGAQPSNTVRSLLKKAGK; this is encoded by the coding sequence ATGGCAATGAAAATCAGACTGACCCGGATGGGTTCCAAGAAGCGTCCCTTCTACCGCGTGGTGGCTCTCGACTCTGCTGCCCGTCGTGATGGACGTCCCGTTGAATTCCTCGGGCATTTTAATCCGATGGTCGAGCCCAACGAAATCGTGCTCGACATGGAAAAAATTGAGAAGTGGTTGGAAAAGGGCGCACAGCCCAGCAACACCGTTCGTTCTCTGCTGAAAAAGGCCGGCAAGTAG